A portion of the Microbacterium hominis genome contains these proteins:
- a CDS encoding TetR/AcrR family transcriptional regulator, which yields MGHGPDDHLGRAGTARGAGRARPRALRHDDALRERLIIAAADTIARDGVGALSLRTLAAGEGTPTSAIYSLFGGKDGLLEAVYRDSFRRVGEATRGSARRADARFSAPRRRR from the coding sequence GTGGGGCACGGCCCTGATGATCATCTCGGCCGGGCCGGGACTGCACGCGGTGCTGGCAGGGCTCGGCCGCGCGCGCTGAGACACGACGATGCGCTGCGCGAACGGCTGATCATCGCCGCCGCCGACACGATCGCCCGCGACGGGGTGGGTGCGCTATCGCTGCGCACGCTCGCCGCCGGCGAGGGAACGCCGACGTCTGCGATCTACTCGCTGTTCGGCGGCAAGGACGGGCTGCTCGAGGCGGTGTACCGCGACAGCTTCCGCCGCGTCGGCGAGGCGACGCGCGGTTCAGCGCGCCGCGCCGACGCGCGGTTCAGCGCGCCGCGCCGACGTCGGTGA
- a CDS encoding AfsR/SARP family transcriptional regulator: MLRIQLIGRPGADRDGKRVAGPRGHKSWALLGRLARSADAVPRQVLVEELFAEADDPQAALRWTLAELRRSLGEPQAVSGNPVILGLDDAWIDARHISPDTVARGIPLGGFLDGVEVRGSPGFESWLLVERSRIDGEVSEALRQAALQSISARRFDAAADLGRAMVARTPLNEGAHVVLVKALATAGERDAALQQVRASEALFLAETGAAPSRAIRDAARAPATRPALGIPARATAISLQRAGLAAVSAGAADAGIESLRAAAEAAESTGDAALEGRCLTELGTALVHSVRGYDDEGAVVLRRAADQSHRAGDRATEATALAELAYLDLLAGRRASAVSSLRAARALHHDDPELTARLAGFEGMNLNDEGSLEEASARFHEAVALAQAAQAPAREAWILGVGARTQYLRGDYDAAEEWGRRSCELAAVHWTAFVPWPEAWRAHVRLARGDDPDQVREQLSGTFAMACQIGDPCWESISAKALAETYEVEGDHDRALDWLDRAMAQFRRKNDTYVWVAIEILATQARVALAAGDLERADRAARQAVADAATHGMDELLGRALRTLTDVGAAR, translated from the coding sequence GTGCTGCGGATCCAGCTGATCGGCCGCCCCGGCGCCGACCGCGACGGGAAGCGGGTCGCGGGTCCGCGCGGGCACAAGTCGTGGGCGCTGCTGGGCCGCCTCGCGCGATCGGCCGATGCCGTGCCGCGCCAGGTGCTCGTCGAGGAGCTGTTCGCCGAGGCCGACGATCCGCAGGCAGCCCTCCGCTGGACGCTCGCGGAGCTGCGGCGGAGCCTCGGCGAACCCCAGGCGGTCAGTGGCAACCCCGTGATCCTGGGGCTCGACGACGCCTGGATCGATGCGCGGCACATCTCGCCCGACACCGTCGCGCGCGGCATCCCGCTCGGGGGCTTCCTCGACGGGGTCGAGGTGCGCGGCTCGCCCGGATTCGAGTCCTGGCTGCTCGTCGAGCGCAGCCGCATCGACGGCGAGGTGTCCGAGGCGCTGCGACAGGCCGCACTGCAGTCGATCTCGGCGCGCCGCTTCGACGCCGCCGCCGACCTCGGACGCGCGATGGTCGCCCGCACACCGCTCAACGAAGGCGCCCACGTCGTGCTCGTCAAAGCCCTCGCCACTGCCGGGGAGAGGGATGCCGCGCTGCAGCAGGTCAGGGCGTCGGAGGCCCTCTTCCTCGCGGAGACCGGCGCCGCCCCCTCGCGCGCGATCCGCGATGCCGCCCGCGCACCCGCGACCCGTCCCGCGCTCGGGATTCCGGCGCGCGCGACCGCGATCTCGCTGCAGCGGGCCGGGCTCGCGGCGGTCTCGGCGGGCGCGGCGGACGCCGGCATCGAGAGCCTGCGCGCGGCCGCCGAGGCGGCGGAGAGCACCGGAGACGCCGCGCTCGAGGGCCGCTGCCTCACGGAGCTGGGCACGGCACTGGTGCACTCGGTGCGGGGCTACGACGACGAGGGCGCCGTGGTGCTCCGGCGCGCGGCGGACCAGTCCCACCGCGCGGGCGACCGGGCGACGGAAGCGACGGCCCTCGCCGAGCTCGCCTACCTCGACCTGCTCGCCGGGCGCCGTGCGAGCGCCGTCTCGAGCCTCCGCGCCGCGCGGGCGCTGCACCACGACGACCCCGAGCTGACGGCGCGTCTGGCCGGCTTCGAGGGCATGAACCTCAATGACGAAGGGAGTCTCGAGGAGGCATCCGCACGCTTTCACGAGGCCGTCGCGCTGGCGCAGGCCGCGCAGGCGCCGGCGCGGGAGGCGTGGATCCTCGGCGTCGGCGCGCGTACGCAGTACCTGCGCGGTGACTACGACGCTGCGGAGGAATGGGGGCGGCGCTCGTGCGAGCTGGCCGCCGTGCACTGGACCGCGTTCGTCCCGTGGCCGGAGGCCTGGCGGGCGCACGTGCGCCTCGCACGCGGTGACGACCCCGACCAGGTGCGGGAGCAGCTGTCGGGCACCTTCGCGATGGCCTGCCAGATCGGCGACCCGTGCTGGGAGTCGATCTCGGCGAAGGCGCTGGCCGAGACGTACGAGGTCGAAGGCGACCACGACCGCGCCCTCGACTGGCTCGACCGGGCGATGGCGCAGTTCCGGCGCAAGAACGACACCTACGTGTGGGTCGCGATCGAGATCCTCGCGACCCAGGCACGCGTGGCGCTCGCCGCGGGCGACCTCGAGCGCGCCGACCGCGCCGCCCGCCAGGCGGTGGCCGACGCGGCGACCCACGGCATGGATGAACTTCTCGGCCGGGCGCTGCGCACCCTCACCGACGTCGGCGCGGCGCGCTGA